A genomic stretch from Colwellia sp. Arc7-635 includes:
- the gorA gene encoding glutathione-disulfide reductase yields the protein MTQHFDYISIGAGSGGIASANRAARLGKKAAVIEAKHIGGTCVNVGCVPKKAMWYAGQIADALHYANDYGFKAPLQSFDWSKLVANREAYIERIHAAYARGFASNDVTVINGFAKFVDKNTVEVDGVLYTADHITIATGGRPSRPSIEGAEHGIDSDGFFALTEQPEKVAVVGAGYIAVELAGVLHALGSESHLLVRKEKPLRGFDDMLSDTLVEQMAKHGPTLHTMSVPTRVEKHSDNTLTIHLENGKTVGPVNTLIWAIGREPATDNINIESTGIKLDERGFIPTDKYQNTDVAGVYAVGDNTGRAQLTPVAVAAGRRLCERLFNNKPDEHLDYSNIATVVFSHPVIGTVGLSEKEAIAEYGVDEIKVYNSQFTALYQAITEDYRDPTRMKLICIGKEEKIVGIHSIGFGSDELLQGFAVAMKMGATKADFDNTVAIHPTSAEEFVTM from the coding sequence ATGACACAACATTTTGACTATATTTCAATTGGTGCAGGCAGTGGCGGAATCGCCTCAGCTAATCGAGCAGCACGTTTAGGTAAGAAAGCAGCCGTTATTGAAGCCAAACATATTGGTGGTACTTGTGTGAATGTTGGCTGTGTACCTAAAAAAGCGATGTGGTATGCCGGACAAATTGCTGATGCCTTACATTATGCGAATGATTATGGTTTTAAAGCGCCATTGCAAAGCTTTGACTGGTCAAAATTGGTAGCAAATAGAGAAGCTTACATTGAACGTATTCATGCTGCTTATGCGCGTGGCTTTGCGAGTAACGATGTTACTGTTATTAATGGTTTTGCTAAGTTTGTTGATAAAAACACGGTAGAGGTTGATGGTGTTTTATATACTGCTGACCATATTACGATTGCAACAGGTGGCCGCCCAAGTCGTCCAAGTATCGAAGGCGCAGAGCACGGTATTGATTCTGATGGCTTTTTTGCTTTGACTGAACAGCCAGAAAAAGTAGCGGTTGTTGGTGCCGGTTATATTGCTGTAGAACTTGCGGGTGTTTTGCATGCACTAGGCAGCGAGTCACATTTATTAGTGCGAAAAGAAAAACCATTACGTGGTTTTGATGACATGCTCAGTGACACTTTAGTTGAGCAAATGGCTAAACATGGCCCAACGTTACATACCATGAGTGTGCCAACGCGTGTTGAAAAACATAGTGACAACACGCTGACTATTCACCTAGAAAACGGTAAAACTGTTGGACCTGTAAATACGTTAATTTGGGCTATTGGCCGAGAGCCAGCCACTGATAATATTAATATTGAATCGACAGGTATTAAGCTCGACGAACGTGGCTTTATTCCAACTGATAAATATCAGAATACTGACGTTGCTGGTGTTTATGCGGTGGGTGACAATACTGGGCGTGCTCAATTAACACCCGTTGCTGTTGCTGCAGGTCGTCGTTTATGCGAACGCTTATTTAACAACAAACCAGATGAGCATTTAGATTACTCAAATATAGCGACTGTGGTATTTAGTCATCCAGTTATTGGTACGGTTGGTTTGTCAGAAAAAGAAGCCATTGCAGAGTATGGTGTTGATGAAATTAAAGTCTATAACTCTCAATTTACGGCTTTATATCAAGCGATAACTGAAGATTATCGTGATCCAACTCGTATGAAATTAATTTGTATTGGCAAAGAAGAAAAAATTGTCGGTATTCATAGTATTGGTTTTGGTAGTGATGAATTATTGCAAGGTTTTGCCGTGGCGATGAAAATGGGCGCAACGAAAGCGGATTTTGATAATACGGTTGCTATTCACCCAACTTCTGCAGAAGAGTTTGTTACCATGTAA
- the menA gene encoding 1,4-dihydroxy-2-naphthoate octaprenyltransferase — protein sequence MTFHFNHWWLAIRPKTLLASMGPILLGTALATSETTINYVIFYAALLCAMSLQVSVNLANDLFDSLSGVDTKHRLGPTRAVQSGLISLTAIKVGLALVCMLALLSGLYLIAVGGWWIFLLGILSFIGVFAYSAGPFPLASHALGEVTVLIFFGWVAVLGSYYLQTGTISWLAFGIATSAGLYSSAIMLINNIRDISTDRHAKKYTLAVVLGDHKARYLLAIFIVAALIIHAAIAMQMSAILWFTFMIMITPSYYLIAKGFKLQGQALNQLLAETAKVGFLYCFSVALSWLYFSL from the coding sequence ATGACTTTTCACTTCAATCATTGGTGGCTGGCTATTCGTCCCAAGACCTTACTTGCATCAATGGGTCCTATTTTATTGGGTACGGCATTAGCGACCAGTGAAACTACAATTAACTACGTTATATTTTACGCCGCGTTACTTTGCGCAATGTCATTACAGGTATCGGTAAATTTAGCGAACGATCTCTTTGATAGTTTATCTGGTGTTGATACTAAGCATAGGTTGGGGCCGACAAGAGCCGTGCAATCGGGCTTAATCTCATTAACAGCGATAAAGGTTGGCTTAGCGCTAGTATGCATGCTGGCATTGCTGTCAGGGCTTTATTTGATAGCGGTTGGAGGTTGGTGGATATTTCTACTGGGCATTTTGTCATTTATAGGTGTATTTGCTTATAGCGCAGGGCCTTTTCCATTGGCCTCGCATGCTTTAGGTGAAGTAACTGTCTTGATATTTTTTGGTTGGGTTGCAGTACTTGGTAGCTACTATTTACAAACAGGCACTATTTCATGGCTAGCTTTTGGCATAGCAACCAGTGCAGGTTTATATAGTAGCGCTATTATGTTGATTAATAATATTCGCGATATCAGCACTGACCGTCACGCAAAAAAATATACTCTGGCGGTAGTGCTAGGTGATCACAAGGCAAGATACTTACTCGCTATATTCATTGTTGCTGCATTAATTATTCATGCAGCAATTGCCATGCAAATGTCAGCCATCCTCTGGTTCACTTTTATGATAATGATTACGCCGAGTTATTACTTAATTGCGAAAGGTTTTAAGTTGCAAGGTCAGGCACTGAATCAATTATTAGCCGAAACAGCAAAAGTGGGTTTTTTGTATTGTTTTTCTGTTGCCTTAAGTTGGCTTTATTTTTCGTTATAA
- a CDS encoding EAL domain-containing protein, with protein sequence MPITFRQLYIIIFFLYFAVLPANAKINNIVLDRITVEDGLSQATVMALAQDKQGYIWFGTENGINIYDGYTISSLAGPDNDFHKFSNNSIYVASDGLVWMSLFDKGLYTYNPISNEYRLISVAGSDGKELNVWKITEDIKNNDIWFITEKIAFRYDLASGAVIQRINFTERFTNIGTLFNVSVINDRVLFSSRAGLFVYDLESELLSKLPRIQHSDVPGVDFDINESAKVFGVTFIGENYYVGTNDGVFSFSEENLVAFLKADIIELPYQVVIENVAVWKLVAFENTVYVATISGLYRIDNESKKSEFLLKFGEYFQTVADANVLDLLVDYNGQLWMGSQSSGAYRWDLNTEIITTYTYDSQSQNSLSNGNVNVIAPAPNNQLWVGTDNGLNLIDLKRNSIKGYLTNKNEKNSFTQSNIMGLEKDYLGRIWLSTADGIILFDEIKKEIIQTEFPEKTQELLKVKNGWAIINSVGEYIWMISDLGIHRIHAQTGEVYKLENLPEYFNSRYASSIMKSFSKDPNDILISTTDTLWQYNQLTKQLTKVYYQEGLSKEGNSYIDHWVRDSKGLIWFSYSQVGVFAINPDDYQVQYFFDQHNSILDINVYGVQVDSADNIWVSSHGGLFRLRVADKHIRRFNKLDGVASSEFNAGAFYQLPDGRLAYGGISGVSLFDPIILENKNKDKDINNTVSIVNVDTLSRPLNLPLFLSNNDQVNLAYDDFGIRISFSDFSYGHVENPTFKFGFVDGVSFPETQQNFVTFPRLDSGHYTFKVQVKSVLTGEFSEPSFIRINVDYALWKSPLAYSLYAITFIILAMLWYRSRQLRQRELIEAHKEVKYRENRLQLALSASNSDVWDWQADSDIIFAKRFSHELGYKNQDLAISLSKHVEFIHQEDRAEFSKKWHAFIASADPEALFECTYRLKCANDNWMWYRDVGKIVAFDANGEPSRVTGSYSNVTESKAMQERAQYYGAAFEQTRDWVLIFDDAFEVGRANKSMSDVFGWKNEKLTLSGEIPGITQKRTEYYRKLIPIILLEGHWRGEELITTPNGKEYHVIINISVSVNIEHQKTHFICVYTDITAQKSAEDELRIMANYDHLTGLPNRTLLLDRIAHATASSHRSKEPIALFFIDLDRFKQINDSLGHECGDLLLKEVSKRLVASMRADDTLARIGGDEFVALLERFRSANELAGIAQKFINLVQQPFTLNNNVVSIGASIGISLYPNDADGSEELFRNADVAMYHAKQLGRNNYQFFTEHMNKEAKQRLEKETNLKLACTHEEFFNVYQPVIDAYTGKSVGAELLMRWLHKGVVVPPINFISLAEELGLIVSMTEQAITRGFEQLKLWREERPDFYLSVNFSAKHFSDNNLITSIKSQLQKFDLPANALKIEVTESAFIFEPEKAIKTMNELSDMGVLLALDDFGTGFSSLAYLKQLPLDIIKIDRSFVNGIGIEKTDEAIVEATLVLANSLNIYCIAEGVETEAQLNYLAERQCHYIQGYLYCKPISASELIKRLKENHDEIKVVSVRSASEDN encoded by the coding sequence ATGCCAATTACTTTTCGCCAACTTTATATAATTATCTTCTTTTTGTATTTTGCTGTTTTACCAGCAAATGCAAAAATTAATAATATCGTTTTAGATCGGATCACGGTTGAAGACGGTTTGTCTCAAGCGACGGTTATGGCGTTAGCTCAAGACAAGCAAGGTTATATTTGGTTTGGTACAGAGAATGGTATCAATATTTATGACGGCTACACCATTTCTTCTTTAGCGGGCCCTGATAATGATTTTCATAAATTCAGTAATAATAGCATTTATGTTGCCAGTGACGGTTTAGTCTGGATGTCGTTGTTTGATAAGGGGTTATACACTTATAACCCTATAAGTAATGAGTACCGCTTGATTAGTGTCGCAGGCTCTGATGGTAAAGAACTTAATGTTTGGAAAATTACTGAAGACATAAAAAATAATGACATTTGGTTCATCACTGAAAAGATCGCATTTCGTTACGACTTAGCTTCTGGCGCTGTCATACAGCGTATCAACTTTACTGAACGCTTTACGAATATAGGTACGTTATTTAACGTAAGTGTTATAAATGACAGGGTATTATTTTCTAGCCGGGCGGGACTGTTTGTTTATGATCTTGAATCAGAGCTTTTAAGTAAATTACCTCGTATTCAGCATAGCGACGTTCCGGGCGTTGATTTTGATATCAATGAAAGTGCAAAAGTTTTCGGTGTAACCTTTATTGGTGAAAACTATTATGTTGGTACAAATGATGGCGTTTTTAGCTTTTCAGAAGAAAATCTAGTCGCTTTTTTAAAAGCCGATATTATTGAACTACCTTATCAAGTTGTGATCGAAAATGTAGCGGTTTGGAAGTTAGTTGCGTTTGAAAATACCGTTTATGTGGCAACTATTTCTGGCCTTTATCGCATTGATAATGAAAGTAAAAAAAGTGAATTCTTATTAAAGTTTGGTGAATATTTCCAGACCGTTGCCGATGCTAACGTGCTCGATTTACTTGTTGATTACAATGGTCAATTATGGATGGGCTCACAAAGTTCAGGGGCCTATCGATGGGATCTTAACACCGAAATTATTACTACTTACACTTATGATAGCCAAAGCCAAAATAGCTTATCTAATGGTAATGTGAATGTAATAGCACCAGCACCGAATAATCAATTGTGGGTCGGCACAGATAACGGTCTTAACCTTATCGACTTAAAAAGAAATAGCATCAAGGGCTATTTAACCAATAAGAATGAAAAAAATTCTTTCACTCAAAGTAACATTATGGGGCTTGAGAAGGATTACTTGGGTAGAATTTGGTTGTCAACGGCTGACGGTATTATACTGTTTGATGAGATTAAAAAAGAAATTATTCAAACAGAATTTCCTGAAAAAACCCAAGAATTATTAAAAGTTAAAAATGGTTGGGCGATCATAAACAGTGTAGGCGAATACATTTGGATGATCTCAGATTTAGGTATACATAGAATTCATGCGCAAACAGGTGAAGTGTATAAGCTAGAAAATTTACCAGAGTATTTTAATAGCCGATATGCCTCGAGTATCATGAAATCTTTTTCTAAAGACCCTAATGATATTTTGATCTCTACCACGGACACACTGTGGCAATATAATCAGCTTACAAAGCAGTTAACGAAAGTTTATTACCAAGAGGGATTATCAAAAGAAGGTAATAGCTATATTGACCATTGGGTACGTGACAGCAAAGGTTTGATTTGGTTTTCTTACTCTCAAGTGGGCGTATTTGCTATAAATCCTGATGATTATCAGGTGCAATATTTTTTCGATCAACACAACAGTATATTAGACATTAATGTTTACGGAGTTCAAGTCGACAGTGCTGATAATATATGGGTGTCTAGTCATGGCGGCTTATTTCGATTGCGAGTTGCAGACAAACATATACGTCGCTTTAATAAACTTGATGGCGTTGCCAGTTCAGAGTTTAATGCTGGCGCTTTCTATCAGTTACCAGACGGTCGCTTGGCTTATGGTGGTATCTCAGGCGTTAGTCTTTTTGACCCGATAATATTAGAGAATAAAAATAAAGATAAAGATATCAATAATACGGTCAGTATCGTCAATGTAGATACTTTATCTCGACCACTTAATTTACCGCTTTTTTTGTCGAATAATGACCAAGTCAATTTAGCGTATGATGATTTTGGTATTCGCATCAGTTTTAGTGATTTCTCATACGGACATGTTGAAAATCCAACCTTTAAATTTGGCTTTGTTGATGGTGTTTCGTTTCCTGAAACACAACAAAATTTTGTTACTTTTCCTCGCTTAGACTCTGGTCACTATACCTTTAAAGTACAAGTGAAATCAGTACTTACGGGAGAATTTTCTGAACCTTCTTTCATTCGCATTAATGTTGATTATGCTCTTTGGAAATCACCACTTGCTTATAGCCTTTATGCTATTACGTTTATTATTTTGGCAATGTTATGGTATAGAAGTCGACAGCTCAGACAGCGGGAGTTAATTGAGGCTCATAAAGAAGTTAAATATCGAGAAAACCGTTTACAGTTAGCCTTATCAGCGAGCAATAGTGACGTTTGGGATTGGCAGGCGGATAGCGATATTATTTTTGCTAAACGTTTTTCTCATGAACTCGGTTATAAAAATCAAGACTTAGCGATTAGCTTATCAAAGCATGTTGAATTTATTCACCAGGAAGACCGAGCTGAATTCTCCAAAAAATGGCATGCCTTCATTGCTAGTGCCGATCCTGAAGCATTGTTTGAATGTACTTATCGTTTGAAGTGCGCTAACGATAATTGGATGTGGTATCGAGACGTAGGTAAAATTGTTGCTTTCGATGCTAATGGTGAGCCTTCTCGGGTGACAGGTTCGTATAGTAATGTCACTGAATCAAAAGCCATGCAAGAGCGTGCTCAATATTACGGTGCTGCGTTTGAGCAAACACGCGATTGGGTGCTGATTTTTGATGATGCGTTTGAAGTTGGGCGTGCGAATAAGTCCATGTCTGATGTTTTTGGCTGGAAAAATGAAAAGCTAACGTTATCTGGCGAAATACCGGGTATCACTCAGAAACGAACTGAGTATTATCGAAAACTAATCCCTATTATTTTACTTGAAGGTCATTGGCGTGGTGAAGAATTAATTACCACTCCTAATGGCAAAGAATATCATGTGATCATTAATATCAGCGTTAGTGTTAATATTGAGCATCAAAAAACCCACTTTATTTGTGTGTACACCGATATCACCGCGCAAAAGTCTGCCGAAGATGAACTTCGTATCATGGCGAATTACGATCATTTAACGGGCTTACCTAATCGAACACTGTTACTTGATCGCATCGCACATGCCACGGCTTCTTCACATCGAAGCAAAGAACCGATAGCGCTATTTTTCATCGATCTCGATCGATTTAAGCAGATTAATGACTCATTAGGGCATGAATGTGGTGATTTACTACTAAAAGAAGTGTCTAAACGTTTAGTGGCGTCGATGCGTGCCGATGATACATTAGCAAGAATCGGTGGTGATGAGTTTGTCGCTTTACTTGAACGTTTTCGTAGCGCTAATGAGCTTGCTGGCATAGCACAAAAATTTATCAATTTAGTGCAGCAACCTTTTACCCTCAATAATAACGTGGTTAGCATTGGTGCCAGTATTGGTATTTCACTTTACCCCAATGATGCCGATGGCTCTGAAGAACTTTTCAGAAATGCTGACGTTGCTATGTATCATGCTAAACAGTTGGGCCGTAATAATTATCAATTTTTTACTGAGCACATGAACAAAGAGGCCAAGCAGCGTCTTGAAAAAGAGACTAACTTAAAGCTAGCGTGCACTCATGAAGAATTTTTTAATGTTTATCAGCCTGTTATTGATGCCTATACTGGAAAGTCAGTCGGTGCAGAACTTTTAATGCGTTGGCTCCATAAAGGTGTTGTAGTTCCACCGATTAACTTTATTAGCCTTGCAGAAGAGTTAGGGCTTATTGTTTCTATGACAGAACAAGCCATTACTCGAGGCTTTGAACAATTGAAGTTATGGCGAGAAGAACGCCCCGATTTTTATCTATCAGTGAATTTTTCGGCAAAGCATTTTAGCGATAATAATTTAATTACTTCGATAAAAAGCCAGTTACAAAAATTTGATTTACCCGCGAATGCCTTGAAGATAGAAGTGACTGAAAGTGCTTTTATTTTTGAACCAGAAAAAGCGATTAAAACCATGAATGAATTGAGTGACATGGGCGTTTTACTGGCACTCGATGATTTTGGCACTGGTTTTTCATCTTTAGCCTATTTAAAACAATTACCGTTGGATATCATTAAAATAGATCGAAGTTTTGTTAATGGTATTGGCATTGAAAAAACTGACGAGGCTATCGTTGAAGCCACATTAGTCTTAGCTAACAGCTTAAATATTTATTGTATTGCTGAAGGCGTAGAAACCGAAGCGCAGCTAAATTACTTGGCTGAGCGCCAATGTCACTATATTCAAGGCTACTTATATTGTAAGCCTATCTCGGCCAGTGAATTGATAAAACGATTGAAGGAAAACCATGATGAAATTAAAGTGGTTTCAGTTAGGTCTGCTTCTGAGGACAATTGA
- the polA gene encoding DNA polymerase I → MPTSDQSPLILVDGSSYLFRAYHVPYLQALSTSAGQPTGAITGVLNMFRSLKKDYPNGNIIAIFDAKGKTFRNDMYSEYKANRPPMPDDLRTQIAPIHEIITAMGLPLLVIEGVEADDVIGTLSHQATALGIETVISTGDKDMAQLVNPHVRLINTMTNVEMDEAGVIEKFGVRPDQIIDYLALMGDKVDNIPGVEKCGPKTAVKWLTAHPSLKEVMEHADEVKGKVGENLRTALTHLPLSYELATIKLDVELEQTVAELKPVAPDTEALRSLYQQYELKRLLTDLDAGDSKTANAVTETSVEVAELPADVDSEYEIILDKASFTVWLEKLKAAELFAFDTETTSVDYMKAKLVGLSFCIEAGKAAYVPLTHDYIDAPEQLELDWVLEQLKPLLESGTCLKVGQNLKYDANVLSHYDIVMQGIAFDTMLESYCFNSVATRHNMDALADKYLGYKTVHFEDIAGKGAKQLTFNQIEIEKAGHYAAEDADITMRLHQAIYPQLANIPSQLSVFTEIEMPLLPVLARMEQHGVLIDCDMLAEQSQSIGARLAELEIEAHNLAGKSFNLSSPKQLQVILFEELEIPVIKKTPKGAPSTAEEVLQELALTYPLPKVILENRGLSKLKSTYTDKLPLLVGATTNRVHTSYHQAVTATGRLSSTDPNLQNIPIRSEEGRKIRLAFIAPKNHKIVAIDYSQIELRIMAHLSDDPGLVKAFSEGKDVHKATAAEIFAVPLDEVTTDQRRSAKAVNFGLIYGMSAFGLAKQLNVPRHTAQAYMDKYFERYPNVSQYMEDTRQKATETGYVETLFGRRLYLPDINAKNGMRKKAAERAAINAPMQGTAADIIKKAMLAVDAWILEQNDPRIKMTMQVHDELIFEIHQDIVEATTATLVEIMNNAITMSVPLIAEAGIGDNWEQAH, encoded by the coding sequence ATGCCAACTTCTGACCAATCACCGCTCATTTTAGTCGATGGTTCATCCTATTTATTCCGTGCATATCACGTACCATACTTACAAGCTTTATCAACTTCAGCAGGCCAACCTACGGGTGCTATAACTGGCGTTTTGAATATGTTCAGAAGCCTGAAAAAAGACTATCCCAATGGTAATATTATTGCGATATTTGATGCTAAGGGGAAAACGTTTCGTAATGACATGTATTCAGAATATAAAGCGAATCGACCACCCATGCCGGATGATTTACGCACGCAAATTGCGCCAATACATGAAATTATCACTGCCATGGGTTTGCCGCTTTTAGTTATTGAAGGCGTTGAGGCAGATGATGTTATTGGCACGTTATCGCACCAAGCAACGGCATTAGGTATTGAGACTGTGATCTCTACCGGCGATAAAGATATGGCTCAGTTAGTTAATCCGCATGTGCGTTTAATTAATACCATGACCAATGTTGAGATGGATGAAGCTGGCGTTATTGAAAAGTTTGGTGTGCGTCCTGACCAAATAATCGATTACCTTGCCTTGATGGGCGATAAAGTTGATAACATTCCAGGTGTTGAAAAATGTGGCCCTAAAACGGCAGTAAAATGGTTAACTGCACATCCTAGTTTAAAAGAAGTAATGGAACATGCTGATGAAGTTAAAGGTAAAGTAGGTGAGAACTTACGTACCGCTTTAACACATTTACCACTTTCTTATGAGTTAGCCACCATCAAGCTTGATGTTGAACTTGAGCAAACCGTTGCTGAACTAAAACCTGTAGCACCAGATACCGAAGCATTGAGATCACTTTATCAACAATATGAACTCAAACGTTTGTTAACTGATTTAGATGCAGGTGATAGCAAAACAGCTAACGCTGTGACAGAGACTAGCGTTGAAGTTGCAGAACTTCCTGCAGACGTTGATAGCGAATACGAGATTATTCTCGATAAAGCGAGCTTTACCGTTTGGCTTGAAAAACTAAAGGCTGCTGAGCTTTTTGCTTTTGATACAGAAACCACCAGCGTTGATTATATGAAAGCTAAGTTAGTTGGCTTGTCATTTTGTATTGAAGCCGGAAAAGCAGCTTATGTACCATTGACCCATGATTATATTGATGCACCAGAGCAACTTGAACTGGACTGGGTACTTGAGCAATTGAAACCGTTACTCGAAAGTGGAACCTGCCTTAAAGTCGGGCAAAATTTAAAATATGATGCCAATGTACTTTCGCATTACGATATTGTAATGCAAGGTATCGCATTTGACACCATGCTTGAGTCTTACTGTTTTAATAGTGTCGCAACACGCCATAATATGGATGCTTTAGCAGATAAATATTTAGGCTATAAAACGGTACATTTTGAAGATATCGCAGGTAAAGGCGCAAAACAGTTAACCTTTAATCAAATAGAGATTGAAAAAGCGGGTCATTATGCCGCTGAAGATGCTGATATTACCATGCGTTTACATCAAGCTATTTACCCACAGTTAGCCAACATACCATCGCAGTTATCGGTATTTACTGAAATTGAAATGCCATTACTTCCTGTGCTTGCTCGTATGGAGCAACACGGCGTATTAATTGATTGTGATATGTTAGCTGAGCAAAGTCAGTCAATTGGCGCACGTTTAGCCGAGTTAGAAATTGAAGCGCATAACTTAGCCGGCAAAAGTTTTAATCTAAGTTCGCCTAAGCAGCTACAGGTTATCTTATTTGAAGAGCTAGAAATTCCGGTCATTAAGAAAACACCGAAAGGGGCGCCTTCAACGGCGGAAGAAGTGCTACAAGAATTGGCATTAACTTATCCATTACCGAAAGTTATTTTGGAAAACCGTGGATTGAGTAAGTTGAAGTCAACTTATACTGATAAATTACCATTGTTGGTTGGCGCAACAACGAATCGTGTTCATACCTCTTATCATCAGGCGGTTACTGCGACGGGTCGTTTATCTTCGACCGATCCAAACTTACAAAACATTCCAATTCGAAGTGAAGAAGGGCGTAAAATACGCTTAGCTTTTATTGCGCCGAAAAATCACAAGATTGTCGCGATAGATTATTCTCAAATTGAATTGCGCATCATGGCACATTTATCTGATGATCCAGGGCTTGTGAAAGCTTTTTCTGAAGGTAAAGATGTTCATAAAGCCACAGCAGCAGAAATATTTGCGGTACCGCTTGACGAAGTAACCACAGATCAACGTCGTAGTGCGAAAGCGGTTAACTTTGGCTTAATTTATGGTATGTCAGCATTTGGTTTAGCGAAACAGCTTAATGTTCCTCGCCATACGGCACAAGCGTATATGGACAAGTACTTTGAACGTTATCCTAATGTTTCTCAGTATATGGAAGATACGCGTCAGAAAGCGACCGAGACGGGCTATGTTGAAACCTTATTTGGCCGTCGACTTTATTTACCAGACATTAATGCAAAAAATGGTATGCGTAAAAAAGCGGCTGAACGTGCTGCTATTAATGCACCAATGCAAGGTACCGCTGCAGATATTATCAAGAAAGCTATGTTGGCGGTTGACGCTTGGATATTAGAGCAAAACGACCCTAGAATTAAAATGACCATGCAAGTTCACGATGAATTAATTTTTGAAATTCATCAAGACATTGTTGAAGCAACAACAGCGACTTTAGTTGAGATAATGAATAACGCTATTACCATGAGCGTACCGCTTATTGCCGAGGCGGGTATTGGCGATAACTGGGAGCAAGCTCATTAG